Part of the Brassica oleracea var. oleracea cultivar TO1000 chromosome C8, BOL, whole genome shotgun sequence genome is shown below.
AATAAAATTGGAGGCTTAGCCTACCACATGACCCGAGGAGTCATAGACTACCATATTGATCATTATTTTTCAAAGTCCGAGGAGACATGATCTACCATTTTGACTCTTACTTATTTCAAGGTCCGAGGAAACTTAGTCTACCATTTTTGACCTTTTATTTTTATTCACGGAGGCAAAGCCTACCACGTGTTTCTCTGATCGTGAAGGCATAGCCTACCATAACGATCAGTCGGGGAAGGCAGCGCCTATCATCCCGAAAAATAAACGGAGAAGGCCTAGACTCTCACTCCGGAACAATAATAAAATTTAAATAAATTAAATATATTGGAATACATAAATTTAAACATTACCTCGGCTGGTTTAAAAACTTTTGGATTGATAAGCCTCAGTTGGCCAGAGCCTCGTGCTGATAACGTGTTGAGTAATATAAGGAGAGAGAATACTTTTATTCTCATATATTATTATATATATATCGATGGAGACATGAGAGATATATGAAATGGGGGACCATTTGTTTTGGTGGTGATGGTGTTTTGTACGAGAGAGAGAAAGTAAAGTTGTGTCTTAGTCTTATTATCTCCTTGTGTATTTTACAAATGAATGAACATCTCTATTTATACTGAGTTTTTTACCGACTTGGAAACAGAAGCATAATAAATCAGACATCGGTCTGATGATGATGCAAATAGTCAACTGATGATGATGCAAATAGTCAACCCATGAAAGGATAACTGTTTCGTACGTGTATTCTTTTGGATAATCATTATCTTCAACACAAATAACGGATAGAATTAAAGCAGACGAGAATTCTTTTATACTTGGAGCTATAAGTATTTATTTGGACAATGTCAACATTTTATTTGCTAAAACGGACTACAAAGATTTTGATCACCATAATTTCGAAACCACATGCATCGCCAAATTCAAACTACAAATCATACCCCAAAGCCCAAATTAAAATGGGTCTAACTTATCAGCCCATGAGGCCTTTTCACTGGGCTAGGTTTTTTTCTCCCGTTATTTCCTCCTTCACTAAGTTTTTTTCTTTTTTATTATTAAACCTAGAATTTTCACTGAATCCGCCACCACCTAGAGTTTCTAGCGGCGATAGGAGAGAGAGAGAGAGATCTAGACAAGTGAAGCAAAATGGTGAAGTTCTTGAAGCAGAACAAGGCCGTGATCCTCCTTCAAGGCCGATACGCCGGTAAGAAGGCCGTCATCATCCGCTCCTTCGACGACGGAAACCGTGAGCGTCCTTACGGCCACTGCCTCGTCGCCGGACTCAAAAAGTACCCGAGCAAGGTCATCCGCAAGGACTCGGCCAAGAAGACTGCAAAGAAATCTAGGGTCAAGTGTTTCATCAAGGTAGTTAACTACCAGCATCTGATGCCTACGCGTTACACCCTCGACGTGGATCTCAAGGAAGTGGCGACCCTCGAGGCCCTTTCTTCAAAGGACAAGAAGGTGGCGGCTCTCAAGGAGGCTAAGGGTAAGCTCGAGGAGAGGTTCAAGACCGGGAAGAACAGGTGGTTCTTCACCAAGCTCAGGTTCTGAAGACGTTTTGATCTTTTTTTTTTTACTTGTTGTTGCTTTTCGCATTGAATTTTTCAGCGTCATTTTAGTTTCTACTGTTGAACAATGTTGGTCTTGTTTTGGAAGATGAATGATCTTTTCTTGGATTTTTTTTTTTTAATTTTGATTATTTACATGTTCATTTCCTTTGAATGATCTGCTTAAGTTTACAAAATGTTAGTTCATATTGATTGGTTAAATCTCGGTTAGAAAAGGATCAGGAACATAAGTCACTCAGTTTGTGTTTGATTCTAAAGCTTGTGTTTGATTCTAAAGCTTGTGTTTGGTTCTATAAATAAAACCAGCAAGTTACTGAATCATGCAACGACCAATTATTTGTCTGTTAATGTCACATACCTGACTCGAAAGATTAATTGACTCATAGCAGTACAAATGTTTCTCATTTTTACAAATCACCATTATCACTTGGGAATCAATAAATTGACGGCTTCCGACCATAACTGTAACTGCAACAGAGATAAATTCCGTCTGTAGGATGGAAACCAAGCATGAAGATAAGAAACAGATTTCTAAAATTATCTGAAAAAGCCATGGATGGATGTTCTTTTAACTTCTGGCAATATTACACGCTCTGCACTTTTTCAGATCTGAGTTTTCACAAGTTTAAGCAGACTCGTTAAACCATAGGCTACAGTGAGATGTGAAACATAGCTTTTGTGAGATTATGTGAAAAAGCCATGGATGGTTATCCTTTAGCAATGTTTTGGAAACCAGACCGGATGATGAGCCGGCAATATACATTAGTCATGGCTCAACCCGGTTCGACCAGATTGTAATAATAACTAGATCTTGACCCGCACAACCACGCAGGTTTTTGTTTTCAGTTATTTTTATATAAATATTTTGTTTTCAATTCCAAATTGGTATATGTTATAATATAATAAGTTTACGGTATATTTTTTTTCATTGAATAGACTATTTCAAACTTTCACATGTATTTGTATCTTCTTCTATATATATTTTTGGATTATTATTTCTTTATTAAAATTGTAACTATATATATAAAGATTACTAAAATATTGTTTTATTGTCATATTCAAAGATATTGTAACATTTCACAAATTTAGAAAGTTTTTAAAAAATTAAACTTTTCGCTTCATAGATTTATATTATCGAGTAATAATTAAACATTTAGTTTTTGTTTAATTTTTAAAATAAAATATATAGTTTAAATTTTTTTTCATTGGTTTAAGGTAGTAAAAATTAATCATTGTTAGATAATATGATTTTTGTTATTTAAAAAAAATCTTTATAATTTTAAAAGTTAACGTCGACAAATATTTAAATATTTAACATATGGAGGTATAGTATTACAACATTAAATTATAAATTTAATGGATCATCTATTGTTTAAATCCAATTATTGATAGCCCAATAAAAATTTCTGGTAGGCCCAAAATTTAAAAGATAAGATTAGAGATTAAATGTACCATGACTTTCTATGACTATGTCCACTATGTCCATTTTTTTTAAAAAATCACACATGAATCAATGTTGTGACTTCTGTTTTAATATATAAGATATTTTGAAGATATACATACATATAATAATATCAGTAGAACACATATATATCTATACTATTACAACATAAACAAAATTCTGCCTTTATTTTTTTAGAAATAATTATATTACAATGCTACTGATTTTTTTTCTTTCTTAAAATAAATAAATAAGAAAATATTCCAAAGAAAAAATCAACATTCTCCGCACTATATTTCCCCAAATCATCGATAGTGATATAATTTGTGGGTCCATATTAAGTGTACTATCTCAAGTCATCATTTTATATGTACAATCCCGTGCAAAAAGACACACCTAAACATATAGGATCTCAGTTGGTGAATGTTATTAAGTTTAACCATCATACAACAAAAGTAATTCATCAGCTTAAATAAACACTTCTCAACATCAATGTTAGGTTCATACGCACTTCTTGCATTTAGGCATTACAAATGTGTCTTAGCTTTCATTACCAAGAAACAAAACTGTATACTGTAATGCATATAGTCATTTTGCCCTTAAAATTTTCAAGAATTACAAATGTGTACTATACGTGCTATCCTATATGTGTATGCGTTCACATCATATATCAAAACTGTATATTATAAATTTGTAATGCAAATAGTTATTTTTGCAAATTATACTCTAAATGGATATTATGTTAAGTTTCTCATCTAAATCTATTGTTTTTTTTAATAGTACAGATAGGGATGTTAAGATGGGTTTAGGTTCGCGAGCTTTTAATGGGTTCTGAAAAAAATAAATGTCCATTTAGACCCATTTAGCTAGTCGGGTTTTAAATGGATAACCCTTTTAAGACCCATTTATTAAATGGGTTTTCGCTAAAATAAACGGGAACCCGTTTAACCCATTAATGTTTTTTTTTTGTATTTTAAACGTTGTCGTTTGGTTCCTTAAGGGCCTTCAGTTTTTTTTTGTTTCCATTTTCATCTTCTCCTTCGTCGATCAAATCGCCTCCGATCTCCACCGCCTCTCAACTTCTGAAACTTCCGGTGAAGCGTAATCTCCACCGCTTCAACTTCTGAAACCCATCGTCTCCACTCAAGTTCCAATCAAGTTCCGATCAAGTTCCGTTTCTGAAGCCCACTCCCAACTCGAGATCGGTAACTACTCTCTTCTCCTTTGATTCCTATTGTTCATATAAATTGATTTTTTTTTAACTTGATTTCATTAGCAAAATTGCATATTTCTCTAAATTAAGCAAACCCATGAGGAAAAAATTGCATATTGTTCACATAAATTGCATATTATGTTTGTTATGTATCACTGTATGGATTACGCTTTGTGCCTGTGCCCCTGTGTAATCATCTGCAATCATATAAAAGTTTTGTGTATCGCTTTGCTTCATTTGTCTTTGATTCAAATGTTAGTTTTGATTGTGATTGGTTTTAAGTATGGTCTCGAGGAGAATGAGGATTCTCTGATGGATGTATAGATTTGCTTGAGCTGAACTGAGCTGAGGAACTATGCGATCTTGTATTAGTTTTATTGTGATTTGGTTTAAGTATGGTCTCGAGTTATCTTCAATCTTATGCTTATAGAGTTCTGGAGGATTTAGTGTTGGCTTTTAATTACAGGATGGATGAGTTTATAGACATGAATGAAGAAGATGCTCTCGCTGAGATAAATTTGGAAGCTACACAACTAGAAGAACAGCAAAGTGAAACTCATTCTGGGGAATCAGCTCAAGCTCAACGCAAGAGACGTAAAACATCACGGGTTTGGGAAGATTTTGTATCAGTGGGGATAGAAAATGATGGCAAAGAAAAGGCCAGATGTTTGCATTGTTGTATGAAGTTGATGACACGTAATGAAAAGAATGTGAGTTGTGGAACTCATCATCTACAACGCCACTTGGAAACTTGTCCAAAGAAGCCTTCAAGGGAAGATAAGGATGCATATGATCAGAAGAGAGATCGTGAGATGGTTAGTGAGGTAATCATTTATCATGATCTTCCGTTCAGATACGTATAATACGAGAAGGTTAGACAACGAGACAAGTATCTGAATCCAGAGTGTCAGCCCATTTGTAGACAAACGGCTGCAGCAGATGTTTATAAGCGGTATGAAGTAGAAAAGGAAGAGCTGAGGAAAGTGTTTGCTAGACATACTGCTCGGGTTTGCTTTACTTCTGATCTTTGGACATCTCGTCCTAATAGCATGGGATATATATGTCTTACTGCCCACTTCATAGATGATGGCTGGAACTTGCAGAGTAAGATTCTTGCTTTCTGCGATTTGAAGCCTCCACACACAGGAGAAGAGATTGCTAACAAGATTCT
Proteins encoded:
- the LOC106309766 gene encoding 60S ribosomal protein L27-3-like is translated as MVKFLKQNKAVILLQGRYAGKKAVIIRSFDDGNRERPYGHCLVAGLKKYPSKVIRKDSAKKTAKKSRVKCFIKVVNYQHLMPTRYTLDVDLKEVATLEALSSKDKKVAALKEAKGKLEERFKTGKNRWFFTKLRF